A single window of Streptomyces sudanensis DNA harbors:
- the fabG gene encoding 3-oxoacyl-ACP reductase FabG, translating to MSTTRQRVAVVTGGARGIGAATAVRLAAEGRAVAVLDLDEAACADTVAAVTAAGGTALAVGCDVSDAARVEAAVARVADELGAPTILVNNAGVLRDELLFRMSESDWDTVMDVHLKGAFLMTRACQGHMVDAGFGRIVSLSSSSALGNRGQANYSAAKAGLQGFTKTLAKELGRFGVTANAVAPGFVATEMTARTAERVGMGFEEFQAAAATQIPVGRVGRPEDVANAIAFFTGDDAGFVSGQVLYVAGGPLD from the coding sequence ATGTCCACCACCCGGCAGCGCGTGGCCGTCGTGACCGGAGGGGCGCGCGGCATCGGAGCGGCGACCGCCGTGCGGCTCGCGGCCGAGGGGCGCGCCGTGGCCGTCCTCGACCTCGACGAGGCCGCCTGCGCGGACACCGTCGCCGCCGTCACCGCGGCCGGCGGCACCGCCCTCGCCGTCGGCTGCGACGTCTCCGACGCCGCCCGGGTGGAGGCCGCGGTCGCCCGTGTCGCCGACGAGCTCGGCGCGCCCACCATCCTCGTCAACAACGCGGGCGTGCTCCGCGACGAGCTGCTGTTCAGGATGTCCGAGTCCGACTGGGACACGGTGATGGACGTCCACCTCAAGGGCGCGTTCCTGATGACCAGGGCGTGCCAGGGGCACATGGTCGACGCGGGCTTCGGCCGGATCGTCAGCCTCTCCTCGTCCTCCGCCCTCGGCAACCGCGGCCAGGCCAACTACTCCGCCGCCAAGGCCGGCCTCCAGGGCTTCACCAAGACCCTCGCCAAGGAGCTCGGCAGGTTCGGCGTCACCGCCAACGCCGTGGCGCCCGGCTTCGTCGCCACCGAGATGACCGCGCGGACCGCCGAGCGCGTGGGCATGGGGTTCGAGGAGTTCCAGGCCGCCGCCGCCACGCAGATCCCCGTCGGCCGCGTGGGCCGCCCCGAGGACGTCGCGAACGCGATCGCCTTCTTCACCGGCGACGACGCCGGCTTCGTCTCCGGCCAGGTCCTGTACGTGGCCGGCGGACCCCTCGACTGA
- a CDS encoding HipA family kinase codes for MLREVTATRYVTPLREGGSLPGIVEADDLGTYVMKFTGAGQGRKTLVAEVICGRLGRLLGLRVPELVAIQLDPVIGLGEPDQEVQELLKASGGLNLGMDYLPGSIGFDPLVYEMDPVEAGRVVWFDALVNNVDRSWRNPNMLVWHGEPWLIDHGATMIWHHNWPGAAASAAKPYDASDHVLATYGPDVAAAAAELAPRVTGDLLGEVAADVPDEWLAGEPGFDSPDAVRRAYVEALLSRAATIHLRVTVGERTERPAARPPGWLADRLAPRPRAARNGTAVPGERKDGGR; via the coding sequence TGCCCGGGATCGTCGAGGCCGACGACCTCGGCACGTACGTCATGAAGTTCACCGGCGCGGGCCAGGGCCGCAAGACGCTCGTCGCCGAGGTGATCTGCGGCCGGCTGGGCCGACTCCTCGGTCTGCGCGTGCCCGAGCTGGTCGCCATCCAGCTGGACCCGGTGATCGGCCTGGGCGAGCCCGACCAGGAGGTGCAGGAGCTGCTCAAGGCCAGCGGCGGGCTGAACCTCGGCATGGACTACCTGCCGGGCTCCATCGGCTTCGACCCCCTCGTCTACGAGATGGACCCGGTCGAGGCGGGCCGGGTGGTCTGGTTCGACGCGCTGGTCAACAACGTCGACCGGTCCTGGCGCAACCCCAACATGCTGGTCTGGCACGGCGAGCCCTGGCTCATCGACCACGGCGCCACCATGATCTGGCACCACAACTGGCCCGGGGCGGCGGCCTCCGCCGCCAAGCCGTACGACGCCTCCGACCACGTCCTGGCCACCTACGGCCCCGACGTGGCCGCGGCCGCCGCCGAACTGGCGCCGCGGGTCACCGGGGACCTGCTGGGCGAGGTCGCCGCCGACGTGCCCGACGAGTGGCTGGCCGGCGAGCCCGGCTTCGACTCGCCCGACGCCGTGCGGCGGGCCTACGTCGAGGCCCTGCTGTCGAGGGCCGCCACCATCCACCTGCGGGTCACCGTGGGGGAGCGGACCGAGCGCCCGGCCGCGCGGCCGCCCGGCTGGCTGGCCGACCGCCTCGCCCCCCGTCCCCGCGCCGCCCGGAACGGCACGGCCGTGCCCGGCGAGCGGAAGGACGGCGGCCGGTGA
- a CDS encoding DUF3037 domain-containing protein: MTERNVFEYALLRVVPRVDRGECFNAGVVVYCRARSFVAARTHLDEGKLAALDPRADVTGVRAALRAVEGVCRGGEDAGQAGRDDAGRRFRWLVAPRSTVVQPGPVHTGLTADPEAEVERLLDLLVR; this comes from the coding sequence GTGACCGAGCGGAACGTCTTCGAGTACGCCCTGCTGCGCGTCGTCCCGCGCGTCGACCGCGGCGAGTGCTTCAACGCGGGCGTGGTGGTCTACTGCCGCGCCCGGTCGTTCGTGGCCGCGCGGACGCACCTGGACGAGGGGAAGCTGGCGGCGCTCGACCCGCGGGCGGACGTCACCGGTGTGCGGGCCGCCCTGCGCGCCGTGGAGGGCGTCTGCCGCGGCGGGGAGGACGCCGGGCAGGCCGGTCGTGACGACGCCGGGCGGCGCTTCCGCTGGCTGGTCGCGCCCCGCTCCACCGTCGTCCAGCCCGGCCCCGTCCACACCGGGCTCACCGCGGATCCGGAGGCGGAGGTGGAGCGGCTGCTGGACCTGCTCGTCCGCTGA